One window of Vitis riparia cultivar Riparia Gloire de Montpellier isolate 1030 chromosome 5, EGFV_Vit.rip_1.0, whole genome shotgun sequence genomic DNA carries:
- the LOC117915182 gene encoding uncharacterized protein LOC117915182 codes for MRKQLSVGFLSVVEYPEWLANIVPIPKKDGKVRVCVDFRDLNKASPKDDFPLPHIDMLVDSTAGHPMLFFMDGFSGYNQILMAPKDMEKISFITEWDVEVYVDDMIVKSRDRTYHLVALQRFFERIRQFRLRLNPKKCTFGVTSGKLLGHIVSERGIEVDPEKIRAILDMLAPRTEKEIRGFLGRLQYISHFIARLTDICEPIFRLLRKNQPTVWNDDCQRAFERIKECLISPPILVPPTPGRPLLLYLSVSDMALGCMLAQLDDLGKERAIYYLSKRMLEYECTYIMIERLCLALVWATRRLRHYMTEYSVLLVSRLDPLRYLFDRPVMTGRLMRWLVLLTDFDIHYVTQKSVKGSIVADHLASLPISDDRSVDDDFPDEQIGDHIPRSVRLAFSDHHRLTNNIVEYEACITGLETALDLGIRQLEIHGDSNLVIKQTQGIWRTRDEKLKPYHAYLDLLIDRFDVLRYIHLPRAENQFADALATLASLIVIPAGVNVRPLLIETRSAPTYYCLIGEIEDQIELPWYHDIYQFLSCGAYLESASAKDRRALRQLATRFVVCGDALNRRSPDGLLLLCLDRAFADQVMREVHVGVYGPHMGGHMLALWGIDIIGKISPKSSSRHEYILVAIDYFTKWVAAASYARLTTARVTKFIRSHIICRYGVPHELISDRGVHFKGEVDTLIQEYGIQHHRSSVYRPQTNGAVEATNKNIKRILRKMVETSQDWSEKLLFALWAYHTSFRTSTGATPYSLVYGMEAVLPVEIEMGSLRVALEQHISEAEWAQSRYDQLSLLDEKRLTAADHVQAYQRKMTRAFRKRVRPRKFQRGDLVLKVSIASGDIKGHILSFHSVYLPQARDQRQMIHTVGTIEGTFTRCFDMFILGHATILAYWLWFLYMYASIPFHLAMLWASEFE; via the exons ATGCGGAAGCAACTAAGTGTTGGTTTcttatcagtggttgagtatcctgaGTGGCTAGCTAATATCGTCCCtattcccaaaaaggacggcaaggttaGGGTTTGTGTTGACTTTCGAGATCTGAATAAGGCTagccctaaggatgattttcccctCCCACACATTGATATGTTGGTTGATAGCACTGCAGGGCATCCGATGTTGTTCTTCATGGATGGCTTTTCTGGGTATAATCAGATTCTGATGGCTCCAAAGGATATGGAAAAGATTTCTTtcattactgagtggg ATGTCgaggtatatgtggatgacatgatagtgaagtcCCGAGACAGGACATATCACTTAGTAGCCTTACAAAGGTTTtttgagaggatcagacagTTCAGGCTaagattgaatcccaagaagtgcacctttggggTGACTTCTGGAAAATTGCTGGGACACATTGTTAGTGAGAGAGGTATAGAGGTTGATCCAGAGAAAATcagagccatacttgacatgcttGCCCCgaggactgagaaagagatcagGGGATTCCTAGGCAGATTGCAATACATCAGTCATTTCATTGCTAGActgacagacatttgtgagcctATCTTCCGCCTTCTGAGGAAGAATCAGCctacagtttggaatgatgattgtcagcGCGCTTTTGAGAGGATTAAGGAGTGTCTCATTTCTCCTCCGATTTTAGTGCCTCCCACCCCGGGGCGTCCTTTGCTTCTGTACTTatcagtttcagacatggccttaggatgcatgttagctcaaCTTGATGATTTGGGGAAGGAGCGTGCCAtctattatttgagtaagaggatgcttgaGTATGAGTGCACGTAcattatgattgagcgcctttgcttggcattggtttgggccactagGAGACTTagacattacatgacagagtattcTGTGCTCTTGGTCTCACGATTGGACCCGTTGAGGTATCTATTTGACAGGCCTGTTATGACCGGTAGGCTCATGAGATGGCTGGTATTGTTGACAGATTTTGATATTCATTATGTCACACAGAAGTCAGTAAAAGGAAGCATTGTTGcagatcatctagcttctttgcCAATATCCGATGACAGATcggttgatgatgatttccctgATGAGCAGATT GGTGATCATATCCCCAGATCAGTCCGGTTAGCATTTTCTGATCATCACCGATTGACGAATAATATTGTagagtatgaggcttgcattACAGGTTTGGAGACTGCACTTGATCTTGGCATTAGACAGTTGGAGATCCACGGGGATTCCAACTTGGTTATAAAGCAGACTCAGGGTATCTGGAGGACACGGGATGAGAAGCTGAAACCCTACCATGCTTACTTGGACCTATTAATTGATAGATTCGATGTGTTAAGGTATATACATCTGCCCAGGGCGGAGAATCAGTTTGCCGATGCATTAGCCACCTTGGCTTCTCTGATTGTGATCCCTGCGGGGGTGAATGTTAGGCCATTGCTGATTGAGACTAGGTCTGCACCAACTTACTATTGTCTGATTGGAGAGATAGAGGATCAGATTGAGCTGCCATGGTATCACGATATTTATCAGTTTCTGTCATGCGGCGCTTACCTAGAGTCAGCctcggccaaggataggagagcattgagacagttggccacCAGATTTGTTGTTTGCGGGGATGCGCTGAATAGGAGATCACCTGATGGCTTGTTATTATTATGTCTAGACCGTGCATTTGCAGATcaagtgatgagagaggttcatgtaGGGGTCTATGGCCCACACATGGGAGGTCATATGCTAGcac tatggggtattgatattattgggaagatctCGCCCAAGTCTTCTAGCAGGCATGAGTACATTTTGGTTGCCATTgactatttcaccaagtgggtggcaGCTGCTTCTTATGCTAGGTTGACAACGGCCAGAGTGACCAAGTTCATCAGATCGCATATTATCTGCCGATACGGGGTCCCTCATGAGCTGATCTCAGACAGAGGGGTGCATTTTAAGGGCGAGGTGGACACGTTGATTCAAGAGTATGGCATTCAGCATCACAGATCGTCTGTGTACAGGCCGCAGACTAACGGGGCAGTTGAGGCAacaaataagaatatcaagaggattttgagaaagatggtCGAGACTTCTCAGGATTGGTCAGAAAAGCTCCTTttcgcattgtgggcttatcatACATCTTTTCGTACCTCTACTGGAGCTACCCCATATtctttggtgtatggtatggaagCAGTGTTAcctgttgagattgagatgggatctttgagagtagcactagagcagcatATATCCGAGGCCGAGTGGGCCCAGTCTCGTTATGATCAGCTTAGCCTGTTGGATGAGAAGAGATTGACGGCGGCAGATCATGTTCAGgcctatcagaggaagatgaccCGTGCATTCAGAAAGAGGGTCAGGCCTAGGAAATTCCAGAGAGGTGACCTAGTCTTGAAA GTCTCCATTGCTTCGGGGGATATCAAGGGTCACATATTGTCTTTCCATTCAGTTTACTTGCCTCAGGCCCGTGATCAGAGACAGATGATACATACAGTTGGGACCATTGAGGGCACCTTTACTCGATGTTTTGACATGTTCATACTGGGGCATGCCACCATCCTTGCATACTGGTTGTGGTTTTTGTACATGTACGCAAGCATTCCGTTTCACCTAGCGATGTTATGGGCATCAGAGTTTGAGTAA